A single region of the Gracilibacillus caseinilyticus genome encodes:
- a CDS encoding ATP-binding cassette domain-containing protein — translation MVEQISAKQVNVQLQGNTVLDNISFDLDGKKIYGLLGRNGAGKTTLLSVLAAFRKANGGEMMLDGESVFENAELMERVIFIRDEKWDDETDKVKDYIKGVALFRPNFDNDYAERLMKRFKLPEDQTVSNLSKGMQSALQAVIGLASRAPVTIFDEVYLGMDAPAREIFYEEVLQDFIDNPRIMILSTHLISEMEQLFEEVIMLDDGEVLLHEEADELRNRGVTVTGPKEQVMQFAGEKQILHEQELGGTKSVSLYGNMSDADIAEAKRLNLVLTTITLQQLFIHLTKEDGE, via the coding sequence ATGGTCGAACAAATATCAGCCAAACAAGTGAACGTGCAGCTGCAGGGTAATACAGTACTTGATAATATATCGTTTGATTTAGACGGAAAGAAAATTTATGGCTTACTTGGACGTAATGGAGCTGGAAAGACCACGCTGCTATCGGTATTGGCTGCATTTAGAAAGGCAAATGGCGGAGAAATGATGCTAGATGGAGAATCTGTATTTGAAAATGCGGAGCTTATGGAACGGGTCATCTTCATTCGCGATGAAAAATGGGATGACGAAACAGACAAAGTGAAAGATTATATAAAAGGTGTAGCTCTTTTCAGACCTAACTTTGACAATGATTATGCGGAGCGTCTGATGAAACGATTTAAATTACCAGAAGATCAAACCGTATCCAATCTGTCTAAAGGAATGCAATCAGCGCTGCAAGCAGTGATAGGCTTGGCAAGCAGAGCGCCAGTCACTATTTTTGATGAAGTATATTTAGGGATGGACGCCCCTGCAAGAGAAATTTTCTATGAAGAGGTACTGCAAGATTTTATCGATAATCCTAGAATCATGATCCTTTCCACTCACTTAATTTCAGAGATGGAGCAGCTATTTGAAGAAGTAATTATGCTGGATGACGGAGAAGTATTGTTGCATGAAGAGGCAGATGAACTTCGCAATCGAGGCGTCACTGTTACGGGTCCGAAAGAACAAGTCATGCAATTTGCAGGAGAAAAGCAAATCTTACATGAGCAGGAGCTTGGTGGCACAAAATCTGTTTCCTTGTATGGGAACATGTCAGATGCAGATATTGCAGAAGCTAAGAGACTTAATCTCGTTCTAACTACTATCACTCTGCAACAATTATTTATTCATTTGACGAAGGAGGATGGCGAATGA
- the phnE gene encoding phosphonate ABC transporter, permease protein PhnE translates to MTEQHPLPQPPKNKWKMIKRIFILIIILLIYIWTISSISIRWDKIFSSRTLENFDRIIPRFFQPAVAETESIVEKMIETIFIAYTGSLAAAIIAVPLAFLCASNMVKNKVLNNIGMWILGAVRAFPEIVLAIIFVAAVGPNPFAGVLAIAIGSTGMLGKLYSEVIESIDMHVIEALEASGANKLQILFYGIMPQILPEFLSYAIYRFEIDVRASSVLGIVGAGGIGTLITFAYMNRNWEEVGMILLVIIITVTVIDQISGFIRRRLV, encoded by the coding sequence ATGACAGAACAGCATCCCCTTCCTCAGCCACCTAAAAACAAATGGAAAATGATCAAAAGAATATTTATTTTAATCATTATTTTACTTATTTATATTTGGACGATCTCGAGCATAAGCATTCGTTGGGACAAGATCTTCAGCAGTCGTACATTAGAAAACTTCGACCGGATCATCCCACGCTTTTTTCAACCAGCCGTCGCAGAAACCGAAAGCATCGTCGAGAAAATGATCGAGACGATTTTTATTGCCTATACCGGCTCATTGGCAGCCGCAATTATTGCAGTACCGTTAGCTTTTTTGTGTGCATCGAACATGGTCAAAAACAAAGTTCTCAACAATATCGGCATGTGGATATTAGGTGCAGTTCGCGCATTCCCGGAAATTGTTCTCGCAATTATCTTCGTCGCAGCAGTTGGTCCGAATCCATTTGCCGGGGTCCTTGCAATTGCAATAGGCTCGACAGGTATGCTCGGCAAATTGTACTCGGAAGTGATAGAATCGATTGATATGCATGTCATCGAAGCATTAGAAGCAAGTGGTGCAAACAAGCTGCAAATTCTCTTTTACGGGATTATGCCACAAATACTGCCGGAGTTTTTGTCTTATGCGATCTACCGTTTCGAAATAGACGTCCGTGCTTCATCTGTTCTTGGTATTGTCGGTGCTGGCGGTATTGGTACATTAATCACCTTCGCCTATATGAATCGTAACTGGGAAGAAGTCGGGATGATTCTGCTCGTAATCATCATTACCGTTACTGTTATTGATCAGATTTCCGGTTTTATCAGAAGAAGATTAGTATAG
- a CDS encoding ABC transporter ATP-binding protein, translating into MMKRILKYANTYRKAMSIALFLMIVELIVELVQPIIMAKMIDDGIQVGNMQVIYVYGGVLLGITIVAFAAGITSSFFAAEVSQGVGHDLRNDMFGHIQMFSAMKMQQFATSTLLTRMTNDVTQVQNLLFAFMRIMLRAPLFLVFGIVMSFTLNVSLALILLAAVPILMIVMFFLLIKGMTLFRYVQQQIDRVNTVIRENLLGIKLVKAFHHMTFENKRFAAINAKLKDQNSKALWIMEMVMPIVMLIMNVAMIALLGFGYLQLETDSAQAGEVVGVINYATRMLASLGVFSFLLMNLSRGRASANRIDEVLSAQCDDQVDAAQERTYLHGDVAFVDVSFQYPNSKRNVLDQLHFTVKAGERVGILGETGSGKTTLLNLIPYLYHPSNGTIWIDGVPIEQLGNRVRHDITLVPQEGFLFSGTILDNITWGNDHLSLDEAKKVAIEAQLHDFVLSLPNQYDTVIGQRGVNLSGGQKQRLSIARALADNPKVLLLDDSTSALDATTETKVLEAIRQRKCTTFLVSQKISSVKDADQILVLDKGKIVGMGTHQQLINTNQLYQSIADSQLKKGVKIDDE; encoded by the coding sequence ATGATGAAACGTATATTAAAATATGCCAATACATACCGAAAAGCGATGAGTATTGCACTTTTTTTAATGATTGTTGAATTAATAGTGGAACTGGTCCAGCCCATTATTATGGCTAAAATGATTGATGATGGGATTCAAGTTGGAAATATGCAGGTTATTTACGTGTATGGCGGTGTTTTATTAGGAATTACCATTGTGGCTTTTGCTGCAGGTATTACAAGTTCGTTCTTTGCTGCTGAGGTAAGCCAAGGGGTAGGGCATGATTTACGTAATGATATGTTTGGTCATATACAGATGTTTTCTGCGATGAAGATGCAACAGTTTGCTACTTCTACCTTATTAACTAGAATGACGAATGATGTGACACAAGTACAAAACTTGTTATTTGCATTTATGCGCATTATGTTGCGAGCACCGCTATTTTTAGTGTTTGGTATTGTGATGTCATTTACACTTAATGTTTCATTAGCGTTGATTTTGCTTGCGGCGGTCCCGATTTTGATGATTGTCATGTTCTTTTTGTTAATCAAAGGGATGACATTATTTCGTTATGTGCAACAGCAAATTGATCGAGTTAATACTGTTATCAGAGAGAATTTATTAGGAATTAAACTGGTGAAAGCATTCCATCATATGACATTTGAAAATAAACGTTTTGCTGCAATTAATGCCAAATTAAAGGATCAAAACAGCAAGGCGTTATGGATCATGGAAATGGTGATGCCGATCGTGATGTTGATTATGAATGTTGCCATGATTGCTTTGTTAGGTTTTGGTTATTTGCAATTGGAAACAGACTCTGCACAAGCCGGTGAAGTAGTTGGGGTTATCAATTATGCCACAAGAATGCTGGCATCTCTAGGAGTATTTTCCTTTTTACTAATGAACCTTTCAAGAGGAAGGGCTTCCGCAAATCGAATTGATGAAGTGTTGTCTGCCCAATGTGATGATCAAGTGGATGCTGCACAAGAACGTACATACTTACATGGAGATGTGGCGTTTGTCGATGTATCCTTTCAATATCCAAACTCGAAGCGAAACGTGCTTGATCAGCTGCATTTCACCGTAAAAGCAGGGGAGAGAGTAGGTATATTAGGAGAAACCGGATCTGGAAAAACGACCTTGTTGAACTTAATCCCTTACTTATATCATCCTTCTAATGGAACGATTTGGATAGATGGCGTACCGATTGAACAATTGGGAAATAGAGTGAGACATGATATCACGTTAGTGCCCCAGGAAGGCTTCTTGTTCTCAGGTACAATATTGGACAATATTACGTGGGGAAATGATCATTTATCATTAGACGAAGCTAAGAAGGTAGCGATAGAAGCGCAACTTCATGATTTTGTCCTGTCATTGCCTAATCAATATGACACTGTCATCGGGCAACGCGGTGTGAATTTGTCTGGCGGCCAGAAACAACGGCTTTCGATTGCAAGAGCATTGGCTGATAATCCGAAAGTGTTGTTATTAGATGACAGTACCAGTGCGCTTGATGCTACGACGGAGACAAAAGTCTTAGAGGCTATACGTCAACGAAAATGTACCACCTTCCTTGTTTCCCAGAAGATAAGTTCGGTAAAGGATGCGGATCAGATTTTGGTCCTTGATAAAGGAAAAATAGTGGGGATGGGCACACATCAGCAGTTAATCAACACGAATCAGCTATACCAATCGATTGCCGATTCTCAATTAAAGAAAGGGGTGAAGATTGATGACGAATAA
- the phnE gene encoding phosphonate ABC transporter, permease protein PhnE, which produces MNKPSTYVPKGIYPFKTKMIMTVALIVVVGFYLVSSIKTESFIIDIFVKLPNVFGLISDFFPPDWGYVAQIWPKLFETIHMAIIATTVAVIVSIPFSLLTANNVTTNNVLYQVMRFVLNLIRTIPDIILAVVFVGLFGIGAFSGIMALIIFSIGILVKLMSEVIEAIDMNPTEAIRASGGNSLQTISFAIVPQVLPQFISFSLYVFELNIRASLVLGYVGAGGIGQLLNKEMNFLNYPAVSSIIIIVFAVVVIIDMISAKLREGLV; this is translated from the coding sequence ATGAATAAGCCATCAACCTATGTACCAAAAGGTATCTATCCTTTTAAGACAAAAATGATTATGACCGTGGCCTTAATTGTCGTCGTTGGCTTTTATTTAGTCAGTTCCATTAAAACCGAATCATTTATTATTGATATTTTTGTAAAATTACCGAATGTATTTGGGCTCATTAGTGATTTTTTCCCTCCTGATTGGGGGTATGTGGCTCAAATATGGCCAAAATTGTTTGAGACCATACATATGGCTATCATCGCTACTACTGTCGCAGTTATTGTCAGCATTCCGTTCTCGCTTTTGACAGCAAACAATGTGACAACAAACAATGTACTATATCAAGTGATGCGGTTTGTACTGAATTTAATCCGTACCATTCCGGACATTATTTTAGCAGTTGTTTTTGTCGGTTTATTTGGGATTGGTGCTTTTTCAGGTATTATGGCATTAATCATTTTCTCTATTGGAATCCTTGTGAAACTGATGAGTGAAGTAATTGAGGCAATTGATATGAATCCAACCGAAGCGATTCGTGCTTCTGGAGGAAATAGTCTACAGACGATTAGTTTTGCAATCGTTCCGCAAGTTCTACCACAATTTATTTCATTCAGTCTATATGTATTTGAGCTAAATATTCGTGCTTCACTAGTGCTAGGTTACGTTGGCGCTGGTGGGATAGGTCAACTATTGAATAAAGAAATGAATTTCCTTAACTATCCAGCAGTTAGCAGCATTATCATCATTGTTTTTGCAGTTGTCGTTATCATTGACATGATTAGCGCTAAATTAAGGGAGGGACTAGTATAA
- a CDS encoding RidA family protein — MVKAIHTDKAPQAIGPYSQAIDAGDLVFVSGQIPLNPETMEVVEGDIAAQTDQVMKNLEAILTEAGLTFANVAKFTIYITNMDDFATINEAYAKFLKEPYPARATVEVSQLPKGVGVEMDVIAKKG, encoded by the coding sequence ATGGTAAAAGCAATACATACTGACAAAGCACCACAAGCAATTGGGCCATATTCACAAGCGATTGATGCAGGAGATTTGGTCTTTGTTTCGGGCCAAATCCCGTTAAATCCAGAAACGATGGAAGTAGTGGAAGGAGATATCGCGGCACAGACGGACCAAGTCATGAAAAATTTAGAGGCAATTTTAACCGAAGCAGGTTTGACATTTGCCAATGTAGCGAAGTTCACTATTTATATTACGAATATGGATGATTTTGCGACGATCAACGAAGCATATGCTAAGTTTCTGAAAGAGCCATATCCAGCAAGGGCAACGGTAGAAGTAAGCCAATTACCTAAAGGTGTCGGTGTGGAAATGGATGTCATCGCGAAAAAAGGATAA
- a CDS encoding GntR family transcriptional regulator, giving the protein MRATLDEDKPIFLQIKEMIEDEIVNGTLQEGEQVPSTNQLVAHYKINPATVLKGFNKLVDEGVLYKQRGVGMFVIEGAVKQLRAKRKHQFRDNYVLNLLYEAEKLDISVEEVKKMIDEAKGRDM; this is encoded by the coding sequence ATGCGGGCTACGTTAGATGAGGATAAACCGATTTTTCTTCAAATAAAAGAGATGATTGAAGACGAAATTGTAAATGGAACCTTACAGGAAGGGGAGCAGGTACCGTCGACCAATCAGCTTGTTGCACATTACAAAATAAATCCAGCAACAGTATTAAAAGGATTTAACAAGCTGGTGGATGAAGGTGTGTTGTACAAACAAAGAGGTGTTGGAATGTTCGTAATAGAAGGTGCTGTTAAGCAGTTGCGCGCAAAAAGAAAGCATCAATTTCGTGATAACTATGTATTGAATCTGTTGTATGAGGCGGAGAAACTGGATATTTCGGTTGAGGAAGTAAAAAAAATGATTGATGAAGCGAAAGGTAGGGATATGTAA
- the phnC gene encoding phosphonate ABC transporter ATP-binding protein, producing MIEFQDVSLVYPNGTEGLKQINLKINEGEFVVIVGLSGAGKSTFIRSINRLVTPTSGALLVEDEDILQLKGSGLRRLRTKIGMIFQSYNLVKRSTVMKNVISGRLGYTGTFKSILNIFSKEDKLLAYENLKRVNIEEKLYNRADELSGGQQQRVSIARVLTQKPKLILADEPVASLDPPTSHQVMKYLKQINREDNITTIVNLHFIDMAMEYADRIIGMRAGEVVFDGPASEVTEKTFEEIYGRSIRDEDRRGGVEDE from the coding sequence ATGATAGAATTTCAAGACGTCTCGCTCGTATACCCTAACGGAACAGAAGGATTAAAACAAATCAATTTGAAAATAAATGAAGGAGAATTTGTTGTGATTGTTGGTTTGTCCGGCGCCGGCAAGTCTACCTTTATTCGAAGTATAAATCGGTTGGTCACTCCTACCTCAGGGGCACTCCTGGTTGAAGATGAAGATATCCTTCAGTTAAAAGGCTCTGGCTTAAGAAGACTTCGCACCAAAATCGGAATGATCTTCCAAAGCTATAATCTAGTAAAACGATCTACCGTAATGAAAAATGTTATTTCTGGACGCTTAGGCTATACTGGCACATTTAAAAGTATCCTTAATATTTTTTCGAAAGAGGATAAGCTGCTCGCCTATGAAAATTTAAAACGAGTCAATATCGAAGAGAAGCTTTATAATCGCGCAGATGAACTGAGTGGTGGTCAACAGCAGCGTGTCAGTATTGCACGTGTATTAACGCAAAAGCCGAAATTAATTCTTGCTGATGAACCTGTTGCAAGTCTTGATCCACCTACTTCTCACCAGGTGATGAAGTATTTAAAGCAAATTAATCGTGAGGATAACATCACAACCATCGTTAACTTACACTTCATTGACATGGCGATGGAATATGCCGATCGGATTATTGGCATGCGAGCTGGAGAAGTGGTGTTCGACGGACCAGCCAGTGAGGTAACCGAAAAGACATTTGAAGAGATTTATGGTCGTTCTATTCGTGATGAGGACCGCCGAGGAGGGGTTGAGGATGAATAA
- a CDS encoding DUF1002 domain-containing protein: MKKITWMLVVLAILGLVVSPFVSASEGDETVIDERYGKPKLVLGEALSDNQKDKVRNLLSATDAEQVDEYIVTADDLVNYIGGDPSSNMYSSAKITRKEDGYGVVVNIVNPESITQVTKEMYANALLTAGVENALIEVASPVKVTGHSALTGIYKAFNVDGETLDQDRMEVANDELDVATNLAEQAGIDQEKVSELLTEIKKQISEQNPATKEEVEQIVQDQLNQLNIELSPEDRQMLTDLFERMRNLDIDFGQVRDQLDSIVSDLQGKLEEVTGGDTEGFWQGVKNFFQNIVDSIKGLLG; encoded by the coding sequence ATGAAAAAAATCACGTGGATGCTTGTTGTGTTGGCGATATTGGGACTAGTTGTTTCACCTTTTGTATCAGCAAGTGAGGGTGATGAAACGGTCATCGATGAGCGATATGGTAAACCGAAGCTGGTGCTTGGTGAGGCGTTGTCCGATAATCAGAAGGATAAGGTGCGAAATCTGTTAAGTGCGACAGATGCTGAGCAAGTAGACGAATACATTGTCACTGCAGATGACTTGGTAAACTACATCGGTGGTGATCCAAGCTCTAATATGTACTCATCTGCAAAAATTACGCGAAAAGAAGATGGTTATGGGGTAGTCGTTAATATTGTAAATCCAGAAAGTATTACACAGGTAACGAAGGAAATGTATGCGAATGCGCTACTGACTGCAGGTGTGGAGAATGCGTTAATCGAAGTAGCTTCCCCGGTAAAGGTTACAGGCCATTCGGCACTAACTGGAATTTATAAAGCTTTTAACGTTGATGGAGAAACACTTGATCAGGATCGTATGGAAGTGGCGAATGATGAATTAGATGTCGCAACCAATTTAGCTGAGCAAGCAGGAATTGATCAAGAAAAAGTAAGTGAGTTATTGACAGAAATTAAGAAACAAATATCTGAACAAAATCCAGCGACAAAAGAAGAAGTAGAACAAATTGTCCAGGATCAATTAAATCAGTTAAACATCGAACTAAGTCCAGAAGATCGCCAGATGCTGACGGATTTATTTGAAAGAATGCGTAACTTGGATATTGATTTTGGACAAGTAAGAGATCAACTGGATTCCATTGTATCCGATTTACAAGGTAAGTTGGAAGAAGTAACAGGTGGCGATACAGAAGGTTTCTGGCAAGGGGTGAAGAACTTCTTCCAGAATATCGTTGATTCTATTAAAGGGTTGCTTGGATAA
- a CDS encoding phosphate/phosphite/phosphonate ABC transporter substrate-binding protein — translation MKKILLLLMMLLTFFVITACGTEDETNGSSENSDSSTEESGEDTSSDEADASEESDMPEELVMGFVPSQDSETIADTVAPLADKLSEELGIPVEGKVMTNYTALVEAMGTNEVQIGFIPAFGYVLANEKHDVEVILKSERYGSGTYKAQYIVSADSDYEELSDLKDAIWAYGDPTSTSGYLFPAAQIMDEFDVENPETEFFSEAFQTGGHDNSAIAVYNGEADVATTFDDVRGDLEEEYPDIMEKTRILGYTDDIPNDTISVTKELSDDLVQQIKDTFLSFNEDEEMITIMNEVYSWDAIIEAEDSEYDVVRSTYEKFGDSISLD, via the coding sequence ATGAAAAAAATATTATTATTGTTGATGATGTTGCTAACATTCTTTGTCATCACTGCTTGTGGTACGGAAGATGAAACCAATGGCAGCAGCGAGAATAGTGACAGTTCGACAGAAGAATCTGGTGAAGATACTTCATCTGATGAAGCAGATGCAAGTGAAGAAAGTGATATGCCAGAAGAACTAGTAATGGGATTTGTTCCTTCTCAAGATTCCGAAACGATTGCAGACACTGTTGCACCATTAGCGGACAAGTTGTCTGAAGAACTAGGTATTCCTGTTGAAGGGAAAGTAATGACAAACTATACAGCCCTAGTTGAGGCAATGGGTACAAACGAAGTACAGATTGGTTTTATTCCTGCTTTTGGTTATGTATTAGCAAACGAAAAACATGATGTAGAAGTTATTTTAAAATCAGAACGTTATGGAAGTGGAACCTACAAGGCACAATACATCGTCAGTGCAGACTCTGATTACGAAGAGTTATCAGATTTAAAAGATGCTATTTGGGCTTATGGTGACCCTACTTCTACAAGTGGTTACTTATTCCCGGCTGCTCAGATCATGGATGAGTTTGATGTAGAAAATCCAGAAACAGAGTTTTTCTCTGAAGCTTTCCAAACAGGTGGACACGATAACTCAGCGATCGCGGTATACAACGGGGAAGCTGATGTCGCAACAACATTTGACGATGTTCGCGGCGATTTAGAAGAAGAGTATCCAGATATTATGGAGAAGACGAGAATTCTTGGCTACACAGACGATATTCCGAATGACACCATTTCCGTTACAAAGGAATTAAGTGACGACTTAGTCCAACAAATTAAAGACACATTCTTAAGCTTTAACGAAGATGAAGAAATGATCACGATTATGAATGAAGTTTATAGTTGGGATGCGATTATCGAAGCGGAAGACAGCGAGTATGACGTAGTCCGCAGCACATACGAAAAATTCGGCGACAGTATTTCATTAGATTAA